The proteins below are encoded in one region of Drosophila santomea strain STO CAGO 1482 chromosome 2R, Prin_Dsan_1.1, whole genome shotgun sequence:
- the LOC120444892 gene encoding putative ferric-chelate reductase 1 homolog isoform X2 has protein sequence MMRPLTMRSWLATAMVTALLAVAIWPDPGQSLPQGAPETVCDTMLPFHAGGSVLPQNSVSPFSVETSSSTLGQGQTLRVDLTGVPAGLSFGGYMIQARNRNPPHQIIGQFGPARDGTIKLMNCENSVNNSATHSNAGPKQQVILEWQSPVDFLGQVVFNATIAQSYNEFWVGVPSQPVQIVRRDLSAAPPLPTQSPSAPAGTTRAPYVPPSYVAPNNVVAVSSDPIYNGCGQSKNCFGFPDGCVATKSCTSITVVTVRGDVFEFEIQSGKGTNAAYVAVGLSDDAKMGDDLTTECVPENGRVNLYSSLTSASPYSAVRSSVNQNSARLLDASIVDGVIYCRVQRDAVTNVQGRSFDLRNGKYHLLVASGTSLKENSVGYHDIGRLPSAQPISLAEVQDLSGSSRLLIQLHGAFMIAAWIGTTSLGIIFARYFKQTWVGSQSCGKDQWFAWHRLLMVTTWSLTVAAYVLIWVELKRAVWHAHSIIGLITVILCFLQPIGALFRPGPNDKKRPYFNWGHWLGGNLAHILGIVTIFFSVKLPKAELPEWMDWILVSFVVVHVLVHLIFSIGGMASERHLSQRANTFQMGDMSHHQQHAMRNGMSMERKMDAPYAGMRKGLLGVYGVVLVLFVTVLILLVVLAPIEQYLGKS, from the exons ATGATGCGCCCGCTGACGATGCGGAGTTGGCTGGCAACGGCGATGGTGACGGCGCTGCTGGCGGTGGCCATCTGGCCGGATCCGGGCCAGAGTCTGCCGCAAGGTGCTCCGGAAACCGTGTGCGACACCATGCTGCCGTTCCACGCCGGCGGCAGTGTGCTGCCCCAGAACAGTGTGTCGCCCTTCAGCGTGGAGACCTCCTCCTCGACTCTTGGCCAGGGTCAGACGCTTCGCGTGGATCTGACGGGTGTGCCGGCTGGCCTTAGTTTCGGTGGCTACATGATCCAGGCGCGCAATCGGAATCCACCCCATCAGATTATCGGACAATTTGGACCCGCTCGCGATGGCACCATTAAGCTGATGAACTGCGAGAACTCCGTCAACAATTCAGCCACGCATAGCAATGCCGGGCCCAAGCAGCAGGTTATCCTGGAGTGGCAATCGCCAGTGGACTTTCTCGGTCAGGTGGTGTTCAA TGCCACCATCGCCCAGAGCTATAATGAATTCTGGGTGGGCGTGCCCTCCCAGCCCGTTCAGATAGTCCGTCGCGATCTGTCCGCTGCCCCACCACTACCCACACAGAGTCCATCTGCACCCGCGGGCACCACTCGTGCTCCCTATGTTCCGCCCAGCTATGTGGCGCCAAACAACGTGGTTGCCGTCTCCTCGGATCCCATCTACAATGGCTGCGGACAGAGCAAGAACTGCTTTGGATTCCCCGACGGTTGCGTGGCCACGAAGAGCTGTACCTCCATCACTGTGGTCACGGTGCGCGGAGATGTCTTCGAGTTTGAGATTCAGTCCGGCAAGG GAACCAATGCTGCTTACGTGGCTGTTGGTCTTTCTGATGACGCCAAGATGGGTGACGACTTGACCACCGAGTGTGTGCCAGAGAATGGCAGGGTTAACCTGTATTCCTCCTTGACTTCGGCCTCTCCTTACTCGGCAGTGAGATCCAGTGTG AACCAGAACTCAGCCCGCCTACTGGACGCCTCCATTGTGGACGGAGTGATCTATTGCCGTGTGCAAAGGGATGCAGTGACCAATGTCCAGGGACGCAGCTTTGATCTTCGCAATGGCAAATACCACCTGTTAGTTGCATCCGGCACCAGTCTTAAGGAGAACAGCGTGGGCTACCACGACATTGGACGACTACCCTCAGCGCAACCGATCAGTCTGGCGGAGGTGCAAGACTTGAGCGGATCTAGCCGGTTGCTGATTCAGCTGCATGGAGCCTTCATGATTGCCGCATGGATTGGTACCACCTCGCTGGGCATCATCTTTGCGCGCTACTTCAAGCAGACGTGGGTGGGCAGCCAGAGCTGCGGCAAGGATCAGTGGTTCGCCTGGCATCGCCTCCTCATGGTCACCACCTGGTCGCTCACGGTGGCCGCTTACGTACTCATCTGGGTGGAGCTGAAGCGGGCTGTGTGGCATGCCCACTCGATCATCGGTCTGATCACGGTAATACTGTGCTTCCTTCAACCCATTGGAGCTCTGTTCCGACCGGGACCCAATGACAAGAAGCGGCCGTACTTCAACTGGGGTCATTGGCTGGGCGGCAATCTGGCCCATATTCTGGGAA TTGTTACCATCTTCTTCTCTGTAAAACTACCAAAGGCCGAGCTGCCCGAGTGGATGGACTGGATCCTGGTCAGCTTTGTGGTGGTGCACGTGCTGGTCCACCTGATATTCTCC ATTGGCGGCATGGCCTCGGAGCGTCATCTTAGCCAGCGGGCGAACACCTTCCAAATGGGCGATATGTCCCATCATCAGCAGCACGCCATGCGGAATGGCATGAGCATGGAGCGGAAGATGGATGCTCCG TATGCGGGCATGCGCAAGGGATTGCTTGGAGTTTACGGCGTGGTGCTGGTTCTCTTCGTGACGGTGCTGAttctgctggtggtgctggcgcCCATCGAACAATACCTGGGGAAGTCCTAG
- the LOC120444892 gene encoding putative ferric-chelate reductase 1 homolog isoform X1 yields MMRPLTMRSWLATAMVTALLAVAIWPDPGQSLPQGAPETVCDTMLPFHAGGSVLPQNSVSPFSVETSSSTLGQGQTLRVDLTGVPAGLSFGGYMIQARNRNPPHQIIGQFGPARDGTIKLMNCENSVNNSATHSNAGPKQQVILEWQSPVDFLGQVVFNATIAQSYNEFWVGVPSQPVQIVRRDLSAAPPLPTQSPSAPAGTTRAPYVPPSYVAPNNVVAVSSDPIYNGCGQSKNCFGFPDGCVATKSCTSITVVTVRGDVFEFEIQSGKGTNAAYVAVGLSDDAKMGDDLTTECVPENGRVNLYSSLTSASPYSAVRSSVNQNSARLLDASIVDGVIYCRVQRDAVTNVQGRSFDLRNGKYHLLVASGTSLKENSVGYHDIGRLPSAQPISLAEVQDLSGSSRLLIQLHGAFMIAAWIGTTSLGIIFARYFKQTWVGSQSCGKDQWFAWHRLLMVTTWSLTVAAYVLIWVELKRAVWHAHSIIGLITVILCFLQPIGALFRPGPNDKKRPYFNWGHWLGGNLAHILGIVTIFFSVKLPKAELPEWMDWILVSFVVVHVLVHLIFSIGLCLNHWQIGGMASERHLSQRANTFQMGDMSHHQQHAMRNGMSMERKMDAPYAGMRKGLLGVYGVVLVLFVTVLILLVVLAPIEQYLGKS; encoded by the exons ATGATGCGCCCGCTGACGATGCGGAGTTGGCTGGCAACGGCGATGGTGACGGCGCTGCTGGCGGTGGCCATCTGGCCGGATCCGGGCCAGAGTCTGCCGCAAGGTGCTCCGGAAACCGTGTGCGACACCATGCTGCCGTTCCACGCCGGCGGCAGTGTGCTGCCCCAGAACAGTGTGTCGCCCTTCAGCGTGGAGACCTCCTCCTCGACTCTTGGCCAGGGTCAGACGCTTCGCGTGGATCTGACGGGTGTGCCGGCTGGCCTTAGTTTCGGTGGCTACATGATCCAGGCGCGCAATCGGAATCCACCCCATCAGATTATCGGACAATTTGGACCCGCTCGCGATGGCACCATTAAGCTGATGAACTGCGAGAACTCCGTCAACAATTCAGCCACGCATAGCAATGCCGGGCCCAAGCAGCAGGTTATCCTGGAGTGGCAATCGCCAGTGGACTTTCTCGGTCAGGTGGTGTTCAA TGCCACCATCGCCCAGAGCTATAATGAATTCTGGGTGGGCGTGCCCTCCCAGCCCGTTCAGATAGTCCGTCGCGATCTGTCCGCTGCCCCACCACTACCCACACAGAGTCCATCTGCACCCGCGGGCACCACTCGTGCTCCCTATGTTCCGCCCAGCTATGTGGCGCCAAACAACGTGGTTGCCGTCTCCTCGGATCCCATCTACAATGGCTGCGGACAGAGCAAGAACTGCTTTGGATTCCCCGACGGTTGCGTGGCCACGAAGAGCTGTACCTCCATCACTGTGGTCACGGTGCGCGGAGATGTCTTCGAGTTTGAGATTCAGTCCGGCAAGG GAACCAATGCTGCTTACGTGGCTGTTGGTCTTTCTGATGACGCCAAGATGGGTGACGACTTGACCACCGAGTGTGTGCCAGAGAATGGCAGGGTTAACCTGTATTCCTCCTTGACTTCGGCCTCTCCTTACTCGGCAGTGAGATCCAGTGTG AACCAGAACTCAGCCCGCCTACTGGACGCCTCCATTGTGGACGGAGTGATCTATTGCCGTGTGCAAAGGGATGCAGTGACCAATGTCCAGGGACGCAGCTTTGATCTTCGCAATGGCAAATACCACCTGTTAGTTGCATCCGGCACCAGTCTTAAGGAGAACAGCGTGGGCTACCACGACATTGGACGACTACCCTCAGCGCAACCGATCAGTCTGGCGGAGGTGCAAGACTTGAGCGGATCTAGCCGGTTGCTGATTCAGCTGCATGGAGCCTTCATGATTGCCGCATGGATTGGTACCACCTCGCTGGGCATCATCTTTGCGCGCTACTTCAAGCAGACGTGGGTGGGCAGCCAGAGCTGCGGCAAGGATCAGTGGTTCGCCTGGCATCGCCTCCTCATGGTCACCACCTGGTCGCTCACGGTGGCCGCTTACGTACTCATCTGGGTGGAGCTGAAGCGGGCTGTGTGGCATGCCCACTCGATCATCGGTCTGATCACGGTAATACTGTGCTTCCTTCAACCCATTGGAGCTCTGTTCCGACCGGGACCCAATGACAAGAAGCGGCCGTACTTCAACTGGGGTCATTGGCTGGGCGGCAATCTGGCCCATATTCTGGGAA TTGTTACCATCTTCTTCTCTGTAAAACTACCAAAGGCCGAGCTGCCCGAGTGGATGGACTGGATCCTGGTCAGCTTTGTGGTGGTGCACGTGCTGGTCCACCTGATATTCTCC ATCGGCTTGTGTTTGAATCATTGGCAGATTGGCGGCATGGCCTCGGAGCGTCATCTTAGCCAGCGGGCGAACACCTTCCAAATGGGCGATATGTCCCATCATCAGCAGCACGCCATGCGGAATGGCATGAGCATGGAGCGGAAGATGGATGCTCCG TATGCGGGCATGCGCAAGGGATTGCTTGGAGTTTACGGCGTGGTGCTGGTTCTCTTCGTGACGGTGCTGAttctgctggtggtgctggcgcCCATCGAACAATACCTGGGGAAGTCCTAG